One stretch of Microbacterium terrae DNA includes these proteins:
- a CDS encoding DUF7882 family protein, with product MGRLIFRGGVRVDFEDRTLTHLYNVILAKLRRGESLHFTWKDDISAGDGRTTIWIHPGTSFVCKFSGPPVEVNPLWLDELMTSAHSVSGLTITPEPPHPTPAGRD from the coding sequence ATGGGTCGCCTGATCTTCCGCGGCGGCGTCCGAGTGGATTTCGAAGACCGCACACTCACGCACCTGTACAACGTCATCCTCGCGAAGCTGCGCCGAGGCGAGTCCCTCCACTTCACATGGAAGGACGACATCAGCGCGGGCGACGGACGGACGACGATCTGGATCCATCCGGGCACGTCGTTCGTGTGCAAGTTCAGCGGTCCGCCGGTCGAGGTGAATCCCCTGTGGCTCGACGAGCTCATGACCTCGGCGCACAGCGTGTCGGGCCTGACGATCACGCCCGAGCCGCCGCATCCGACCCCTGCCGGGAGGGACTGA
- a CDS encoding DUF7882 family protein — protein sequence MGRLTYDGLVKVDFDDRILSHLQIVIGAKVRRGESFPFTWKDDPSIGDGRTTIWIHPGCALVYKFHGSRMPTINRAWIDALIHTANSPSGLYVVPEPPEGRPEESELSQ from the coding sequence ATGGGACGACTGACATACGACGGCTTGGTCAAGGTCGATTTCGATGACCGCATCCTCAGCCATCTGCAGATCGTCATCGGCGCGAAGGTGCGCCGCGGCGAGTCGTTCCCGTTCACCTGGAAAGACGACCCGAGCATCGGCGACGGCCGGACGACCATCTGGATCCACCCCGGCTGCGCCCTGGTCTACAAGTTCCACGGCAGCAGGATGCCGACGATCAACCGGGCCTGGATCGATGCACTGATCCACACCGCGAACTCCCCCTCGGGGCTGTACGTCGTGCCCGAGCCACCTGAGGGCAGGCCAGAGGAAAGCGAGCTGAGCCAGTGA
- a CDS encoding SDR family oxidoreductase — protein MGEQSDPRTAYRDEGFPPQGQEQPGLTDETRPPPDHGESTYTGSGRLRRRRSLITGGDSGIGRAVAIAFAREGADVAIAHLPEEQADADATLDLVREAQAHALSLAGDIREERFATGIVDDTIAEFGGLDVLVLNAAYQKDRDGLENLETEEFERVFRTNLSAMLFTARAALPHLHPGASIIVTSSIQAFNPSPGLIDYAMTKAAQVAFVKALAEDLGPRGIRVNAVAPGPIWTPLIPATGWDADRLATFGQDTPLGRAGQPAELAGAYVYLASEDASFVSGAVLPVTGGKGL, from the coding sequence ATGGGCGAGCAGAGCGACCCCCGCACGGCCTACCGCGACGAGGGGTTCCCGCCCCAGGGGCAGGAGCAGCCCGGACTCACGGACGAGACGAGGCCCCCGCCCGACCACGGCGAGAGCACGTACACCGGCTCCGGCCGCCTGCGCAGACGACGCTCGCTCATCACCGGCGGCGACTCGGGGATCGGCCGCGCGGTGGCCATCGCGTTCGCACGCGAGGGCGCGGATGTCGCCATCGCACACCTGCCCGAAGAGCAGGCGGACGCGGACGCCACGCTCGACCTGGTGCGCGAGGCGCAGGCACACGCGCTGTCACTGGCGGGCGACATCCGCGAGGAGCGGTTCGCGACCGGGATCGTCGACGACACCATCGCGGAGTTCGGCGGCCTCGACGTGCTCGTGCTCAACGCCGCGTACCAGAAGGACCGCGACGGCCTCGAGAATCTGGAGACGGAGGAGTTCGAGCGCGTCTTCCGCACCAACCTGTCGGCGATGCTGTTCACCGCCCGCGCAGCTCTCCCCCACCTGCATCCGGGCGCGTCGATCATCGTCACCTCGTCGATCCAGGCCTTCAACCCTTCGCCCGGTCTGATCGATTACGCGATGACCAAAGCCGCGCAGGTCGCGTTCGTCAAGGCCCTCGCCGAAGACCTGGGCCCGCGCGGCATCCGGGTGAACGCCGTCGCCCCGGGGCCGATTTGGACCCCGCTGATCCCCGCGACCGGATGGGATGCCGATCGGCTGGCGACCTTCGGGCAGGACACCCCGCTCGGCCGGGCCGGGCAGCCGGCAGAACTCGCGGGCGCGTATGTCTACCTCGCATCCGAAGACGCGTCATTCGTCTCAGGAGCAGTCCTGCCCGTCACGGGCGGGAAGGGCCTCTGA
- a CDS encoding fibronectin type III domain-containing protein has translation MRVAQPLAPAQNRLGDLVVTLAVDPAAQNHLSMTFSGDEASALRTHLLVDGQYINYLAAGDYESINPAFGSGLPGRTYTATTLLPLESTQGRTHVQVTVRTAAAAATALAASPSRSYFDVSTHIEASATLPTESARAALDGVSAAEPWAEVDQQAAIDGYRTLQLSRVASIAAKIDAGPTGIPDISKYANELRYYAEALTSSWSPDDTADERRAALERIFAAIDRYTVRYYADVRSLGSGGHQSDWGGYYAELGEALYIVENFIADDSILGRDAFEEFLAQPFETGTVDGPNSIASADWGGDSLSRGEAWERVFKANFDFARSRLSYISNQVHYTYEGAWRSHEGLRIIGSDFYEGRERSHEILREIWGISPFLGEEVLVGADGEELDVYHSLFNHDDNAEYTDDYVQVIMRGLARSKVDEEGDVIRRLPYGTSYTSISAEALLRENHYVGNYGETANWIPAYFWRTWGHAGDEEINSELLRQALKNLHSRALTRYQGVTADGDRAMFMEQIVDDRNTAYPGKLAYATETAVNLGLMYVSLEQHMADNAELYEGDEWDEYWQYAREGVGIMQQQLVDNQYFPYFSSGTRATPQVNKDHRLPESWAYLNGGREAALGEAAAGAVLPNTDLALYSDAERSTLGVDADELDTPSVWVDIDNLFVRMRDGSTTILGSLAMRNYGYLANGRLHVQRDGNEHLVQIATTGVFQYKETTTIGEGVSNPIFVDPDADGPRPGNARAGQIVPITFQPGVGKVVRDNFTADTPYSGYPDLIRAVYGDYLFAVNTTREAYGNAKEHVVALPEGIKARTVLDLVSGRELRVHKGGVTVPSHTAVVLRIADADKAPKTPERVDAVALTPSPTGVVVSWRLAPGATSYRIEREGRNGRFDVVARKVAGSTYLDDDVKSGTHRYRVIALNGKTEAAASEVRTATVGGSALKKGWENTSVGAVGQPSVDVRNDRIRISSATASGYGIGDDFIIYDRFAEDSLAQVTTAHTGSYSLSARLAEHSGEVSGLTVRGGADEVAPYVYLGARADGQLEIRQRTLDTRVNLVGSAGGAGTTRSDQTSPRTIALDLNLAQHPYLRLDRDAAGQRVIALVSADGKVWTPVAQLALWTAGGTHAGVVATSAVTADKVSLDAFAADEVVASARQADQRVSLVWNRPDSASAFRIYRTFDAKAAVKKPRGDAWSIVVDGITDAGYTDSLVGKDAWYVIASLDENGSVIETSRAVGASGYPLASLIEAARAIDLTGFTAASASLYLAEIDAIEAEANAEDADHNALAVRLEAAPDLLVQLYIDGFETSTADRWAALRTTSTPTAYTQEVSQDPSQARSGSGALVISNAGADRNAAHNAWFTNISSPFQIDAAPQTTYRVSFSYRLEDYAYASGVGAYLFLRGYNGSSAPEPETRFWLQEPSTPDGEWKNFTTLHTTGAAAIDRFVAQFGLRGSTGTVRIDDLRIEPVDLLTELVSDARLVDLSDYTPASAAAYTAEIDAIAEAAGAPEPDTEALIARVRAAASLLVQVFTEGFEGNAAGRWAAGRAGGAPDTYVGVIESNADTAHAGDGSLVFTNSDPVLNAAHNVWFTNAASSVPVQVAPSTTYRIRFSYQLTDFSHAPTVGAYLFARGFSGTTGGAETRYWFREPTSAGEWRQFDTTLTTSSAAVDRLVLQFGLRGSVGTFRVDDVRIDPVQP, from the coding sequence GTGCGTGTCGCGCAGCCGCTTGCGCCCGCTCAGAACCGGCTGGGTGATCTCGTGGTGACGCTGGCAGTGGATCCGGCCGCGCAGAACCACCTGAGCATGACGTTCTCAGGGGATGAGGCGTCCGCGCTCCGCACTCACCTTCTCGTGGATGGCCAATACATCAACTACTTGGCCGCGGGCGACTACGAGTCGATCAACCCCGCGTTCGGCAGTGGACTGCCTGGCCGCACCTACACCGCCACGACGCTGCTTCCCCTGGAGTCGACGCAGGGGAGGACACACGTCCAGGTGACAGTGCGCACGGCGGCCGCGGCGGCGACCGCGCTGGCGGCGTCGCCCTCGCGTTCGTACTTCGATGTCAGTACCCATATCGAGGCTTCCGCGACACTTCCGACCGAGTCTGCGCGGGCCGCACTCGACGGGGTGTCTGCGGCCGAGCCGTGGGCGGAAGTCGACCAGCAGGCGGCGATCGACGGGTACCGGACATTGCAACTTTCGCGTGTTGCGTCGATCGCGGCGAAGATCGACGCGGGCCCGACCGGCATCCCTGACATCTCCAAGTACGCGAACGAGCTGCGCTATTACGCCGAGGCGCTGACGAGCAGTTGGTCGCCCGACGACACGGCGGACGAGCGGCGGGCGGCGCTCGAGCGCATCTTCGCTGCGATCGACCGCTACACCGTGCGCTACTACGCCGACGTGCGATCCCTCGGCAGCGGAGGTCATCAGTCCGACTGGGGCGGGTACTACGCAGAGCTCGGTGAGGCACTGTACATCGTCGAGAACTTCATCGCGGATGACTCGATCCTCGGTCGTGACGCGTTCGAAGAGTTCCTTGCGCAGCCCTTCGAGACGGGCACCGTCGACGGCCCCAACTCGATCGCGAGCGCTGACTGGGGTGGAGATTCACTCTCCAGGGGCGAAGCGTGGGAGCGGGTCTTCAAGGCGAACTTCGACTTCGCGCGCTCGCGTCTGTCGTACATCTCGAATCAGGTGCACTACACGTACGAGGGCGCATGGCGGTCGCACGAGGGTCTGCGCATCATCGGCTCGGACTTCTACGAGGGCCGCGAGCGCAGCCATGAGATCCTTCGCGAGATCTGGGGCATCTCGCCGTTCCTCGGCGAAGAGGTGCTCGTCGGTGCGGACGGTGAGGAGCTCGACGTCTACCACTCGCTCTTCAACCACGACGACAATGCGGAGTACACCGACGACTACGTGCAGGTGATCATGCGCGGCCTCGCCCGGAGCAAGGTGGACGAGGAGGGTGATGTCATTCGCCGACTCCCGTACGGAACGTCGTACACGTCCATCAGCGCCGAGGCGCTGCTCCGTGAAAACCACTACGTGGGCAACTACGGGGAGACGGCGAACTGGATCCCCGCGTACTTCTGGCGAACGTGGGGTCACGCGGGTGACGAGGAGATCAACTCTGAGCTGCTCCGGCAGGCGCTGAAGAACCTGCACTCGCGCGCGCTAACCCGCTACCAGGGTGTGACAGCCGACGGCGACCGGGCGATGTTCATGGAGCAGATCGTCGACGACCGGAACACGGCATACCCCGGCAAGCTGGCGTATGCGACTGAGACGGCTGTCAACCTCGGACTGATGTACGTGTCGCTCGAGCAGCACATGGCCGATAACGCCGAGCTGTACGAAGGTGACGAGTGGGACGAGTACTGGCAGTACGCCCGCGAGGGTGTCGGGATCATGCAGCAGCAGCTCGTCGACAATCAGTACTTCCCCTACTTCTCCAGCGGCACCCGTGCCACTCCGCAGGTCAACAAGGACCACCGACTTCCCGAGTCGTGGGCCTATCTGAACGGGGGACGCGAGGCTGCTCTGGGCGAGGCTGCGGCGGGAGCCGTGCTTCCGAACACCGACCTCGCTCTGTACTCCGACGCTGAGCGATCGACACTCGGGGTCGACGCGGACGAGCTCGACACACCCAGCGTGTGGGTCGACATAGACAACCTGTTCGTCCGCATGCGGGACGGGTCGACGACCATTCTCGGTTCCCTCGCGATGCGCAACTACGGCTACCTCGCGAACGGTCGCCTGCACGTCCAGCGCGACGGCAACGAACATCTGGTGCAGATCGCCACGACCGGTGTCTTCCAGTACAAGGAGACCACGACCATCGGTGAGGGTGTCAGCAACCCGATCTTCGTCGACCCTGACGCGGACGGTCCTCGGCCGGGCAACGCCCGCGCAGGACAGATCGTACCGATCACGTTCCAGCCCGGCGTCGGTAAGGTGGTCCGCGACAACTTCACCGCGGACACCCCGTACTCCGGCTACCCGGATCTGATCCGCGCTGTCTACGGTGACTACCTGTTCGCGGTCAACACCACTCGCGAGGCATACGGCAACGCGAAGGAACACGTCGTCGCGCTTCCCGAGGGAATCAAGGCGCGTACGGTCCTCGACCTCGTCTCCGGGCGTGAGCTCCGAGTTCACAAGGGCGGCGTGACCGTCCCGTCGCACACTGCCGTAGTGCTGCGCATCGCCGATGCCGACAAGGCTCCGAAGACTCCAGAGCGAGTGGATGCCGTCGCCCTGACTCCCTCACCGACGGGTGTCGTCGTCTCGTGGCGACTTGCTCCTGGTGCGACGAGCTACCGCATCGAACGAGAGGGGAGGAACGGCCGCTTCGATGTCGTGGCCCGCAAGGTCGCCGGATCGACGTACCTGGACGATGACGTGAAGAGCGGAACCCATCGTTATCGGGTCATCGCGCTCAACGGCAAGACCGAGGCGGCTGCATCCGAGGTGCGGACGGCGACCGTCGGGGGGAGTGCTCTCAAGAAGGGCTGGGAGAACACGTCGGTCGGCGCGGTGGGGCAGCCCTCGGTCGATGTCCGCAACGACCGCATCCGCATCAGCAGCGCAACAGCCTCTGGATACGGCATCGGAGATGACTTCATCATCTACGACCGGTTCGCCGAGGATTCGCTCGCCCAGGTCACCACCGCGCACACCGGTAGCTACTCGCTGTCGGCGCGCCTTGCGGAGCACTCCGGCGAGGTCTCGGGGCTCACCGTCCGCGGTGGTGCGGACGAAGTCGCTCCGTACGTCTATCTGGGCGCGCGCGCAGACGGTCAACTCGAGATCCGGCAGCGCACCCTGGACACCCGTGTGAACCTCGTCGGATCCGCGGGCGGTGCGGGGACGACGCGCTCCGACCAGACGTCGCCACGGACGATCGCCCTGGACCTCAACCTCGCCCAGCACCCCTATCTGCGCTTGGACCGTGACGCCGCCGGGCAGCGCGTGATCGCCCTCGTGTCAGCGGACGGGAAGGTGTGGACACCGGTTGCGCAGCTTGCGCTGTGGACAGCCGGAGGTACGCACGCCGGGGTCGTCGCAACGAGCGCGGTGACTGCCGACAAGGTCTCGCTCGACGCCTTCGCGGCGGACGAAGTCGTGGCGTCGGCTCGGCAGGCGGACCAACGCGTGTCGCTGGTGTGGAACCGCCCGGACTCGGCATCGGCGTTCCGCATCTACCGCACCTTCGATGCCAAGGCGGCCGTGAAGAAGCCACGCGGTGACGCATGGTCGATCGTCGTCGATGGAATCACCGATGCGGGCTACACCGACAGCCTCGTGGGCAAGGACGCGTGGTACGTCATCGCCTCTCTCGACGAGAACGGATCCGTCATCGAGACCAGCCGCGCTGTCGGGGCCTCCGGGTACCCGCTGGCGTCACTCATCGAAGCGGCCCGAGCGATCGATCTGACCGGCTTCACGGCCGCCAGCGCCAGCCTCTACCTCGCCGAGATCGACGCGATCGAAGCCGAGGCGAATGCCGAGGATGCCGATCACAATGCACTGGCGGTTCGACTGGAGGCTGCCCCGGACCTGCTCGTGCAGCTCTACATCGACGGGTTCGAGACATCGACCGCAGACCGCTGGGCAGCCCTGCGGACGACCAGCACGCCCACTGCCTACACCCAGGAGGTGAGCCAGGACCCCTCACAGGCGCGCTCCGGATCAGGGGCACTCGTCATCAGCAACGCCGGCGCGGACCGAAACGCCGCCCACAACGCGTGGTTCACGAACATCTCGAGTCCGTTCCAGATCGACGCCGCGCCGCAGACCACGTATCGAGTGTCGTTCTCGTACCGTCTCGAGGACTACGCGTACGCGTCGGGGGTGGGCGCCTACCTGTTCCTTCGCGGATACAACGGATCGAGCGCGCCGGAACCGGAGACGCGGTTCTGGCTGCAGGAGCCGAGCACCCCGGACGGTGAATGGAAGAACTTCACGACCCTCCACACCACTGGTGCCGCCGCGATCGACCGCTTCGTTGCTCAGTTCGGCCTGCGTGGCTCGACCGGAACCGTGCGCATCGACGACCTCCGGATCGAACCCGTCGACCTTCTGACGGAGCTCGTCTCGGATGCGCGTCTCGTCGACCTCTCGGACTACACGCCCGCCAGCGCTGCGGCGTACACGGCTGAGATCGATGCGATCGCCGAGGCCGCCGGCGCGCCGGAACCCGACACGGAGGCGCTCATCGCACGCGTACGCGCCGCGGCGTCGCTTCTGGTGCAGGTGTTCACCGAGGGCTTCGAGGGCAACGCGGCGGGCAGGTGGGCAGCAGGACGTGCAGGTGGCGCCCCCGACACATACGTCGGTGTCATCGAGTCGAACGCTGACACAGCACATGCCGGTGACGGCTCGCTCGTGTTCACCAACTCCGATCCCGTACTGAACGCGGCGCACAATGTCTGGTTCACCAACGCGGCGTCGAGCGTACCGGTGCAGGTCGCCCCGTCGACGACGTACCGGATCCGGTTCAGCTACCAGCTCACCGACTTCTCACACGCGCCGACAGTCGGTGCGTACCTGTTCGCACGAGGATTCTCCGGGACAACGGGAGGTGCCGAGACCCGGTACTGGTTCCGCGAGCCGACATCGGCCGGGGAGTGGCGGCAGTTCGACACCACACTGACGACCTCGTCTGCGGCCGTCGACCGGCTCGTGCTCCAATTCGGGCTGCGGGGCTCGGTCGGCACGTTCCGTGTCGACGACGTACGCATCGATCCGGTGCAGCCGTAG
- a CDS encoding GAP family protein, with the protein MGAAIGDTLTLALGIAISPIPIIAVILMLLSPKARVTSVGFLLGWVLGVVVAVTAFTLLSSLLPEESTDASQPVRGTIQLLLGVGLLVLAAAQWRKRPKDGAEPVLPKWMQAIDQITFAGAAGLGLLLSAVNPKNLLLAAGAGVVIGSAGLSGGEDVVVIAIFTVIAASTVAVPVIGYLVAADRLRGPLDALRDWLGKQNALIMAILLLVIGVSLIGKGIGSF; encoded by the coding sequence GTGGGCGCTGCCATCGGAGACACCCTCACCCTCGCCCTCGGAATCGCGATCAGCCCGATCCCGATCATCGCCGTGATCCTGATGCTGCTGTCGCCGAAAGCCCGGGTGACGAGCGTCGGCTTCCTGCTCGGATGGGTTCTGGGCGTGGTCGTCGCCGTCACCGCATTCACGCTGCTCTCCTCGCTCCTCCCCGAAGAGAGCACGGATGCCTCGCAGCCCGTTCGCGGCACGATCCAGCTGCTCCTGGGCGTCGGCCTCCTCGTGCTGGCGGCGGCGCAGTGGCGCAAGCGCCCGAAGGACGGCGCCGAGCCGGTGCTGCCGAAGTGGATGCAGGCGATCGACCAGATCACGTTCGCCGGCGCCGCGGGCCTCGGCCTGCTGCTCTCCGCGGTGAACCCGAAGAACCTGCTCCTCGCCGCCGGAGCCGGCGTGGTGATCGGGAGCGCGGGACTCAGCGGCGGCGAAGACGTCGTCGTCATCGCGATCTTCACCGTCATCGCGGCGAGCACGGTCGCGGTTCCGGTCATCGGCTACCTCGTCGCCGCCGACCGGCTGCGCGGCCCGCTCGATGCGCTCCGCGACTGGCTCGGCAAGCAGAACGCGCTCATCATGGCGATCCTGCTGCTCGTGATCGGCGTCTCGCTGATCGGCAAGGGCATCGGCAGCTTCTGA
- a CDS encoding glycoside hydrolase family 28 protein produces MTRTFDPRDFGAIGDGLTLATAALQAALDACAAAGGGRVEVEDGTYLTGTLFLRSRVELHISASARLLASPDIADYPEDVHHNRYRNEPELDRCLLLARDVEHVTLSGPGEINGNGPAFPQRDTGQRAMMLRTLRASHVRVRDIQLLDAAGWTTAFLDSRWIWVEGVRIHNESNFNGDGLNFDGCEHVFVRGCHIVGTDDNICLQSSSKDFPTQNIHISDCELSSVCAGIRIGLKSIGTISDVTISGITMNRVLREGVKMECTEGGTITRIAISDVVMHDVRRPVWMLLNNRFEPDDLGSSKELDHMPPIGELSHVRIAGLTAVDSEDMDREQWRFDHDIQGTPEFAGIRVDAARSRPIRHLTLRDITYVPWGGVQEPSRPFDDYPVVVDALEQSTEGKSSNYYPTWSRTTFLDIRNVEQLRLEAIVLEAQNPDARPPYAIEGCTVLNQDITVLSPASATG; encoded by the coding sequence ATGACACGCACCTTCGACCCGCGGGACTTCGGCGCCATCGGCGATGGCCTGACGCTCGCCACCGCTGCACTTCAGGCCGCGCTGGACGCCTGCGCGGCGGCCGGCGGCGGCCGTGTCGAAGTGGAGGATGGAACGTACCTGACCGGAACGCTCTTCCTCCGGTCGCGTGTAGAGCTGCACATCTCCGCTTCGGCTCGACTTCTCGCCAGCCCTGATATCGCGGACTATCCGGAAGACGTCCACCACAACCGATACCGCAATGAGCCCGAGCTCGACCGGTGTCTTCTGCTGGCACGTGACGTGGAGCACGTCACGCTGAGCGGCCCGGGGGAGATCAATGGAAACGGGCCGGCGTTCCCGCAGCGGGACACCGGCCAGCGCGCGATGATGCTGCGCACGCTCCGCGCCAGCCACGTGCGCGTGCGCGACATCCAGCTTCTCGACGCTGCGGGCTGGACGACGGCGTTCCTCGACTCCCGCTGGATATGGGTCGAGGGCGTGCGCATCCACAACGAGTCGAACTTCAACGGCGACGGATTGAACTTCGACGGCTGCGAGCACGTCTTCGTGCGCGGGTGTCACATCGTCGGCACCGACGACAACATCTGCCTGCAGTCCTCCAGCAAGGATTTTCCGACGCAGAACATCCACATCAGCGACTGCGAACTCAGCTCTGTGTGCGCAGGCATCCGCATCGGCCTGAAATCGATCGGCACGATCAGTGACGTGACCATCAGCGGCATCACGATGAACCGCGTGCTCCGCGAAGGCGTGAAGATGGAATGCACCGAGGGCGGCACGATCACCCGCATCGCGATCAGCGACGTTGTCATGCACGACGTCCGTCGCCCGGTGTGGATGCTGCTCAACAACCGGTTCGAACCCGACGACCTGGGATCGTCGAAGGAGCTCGATCACATGCCCCCGATCGGCGAGCTGTCCCACGTTCGGATCGCGGGGCTGACCGCGGTCGACTCCGAAGACATGGACCGTGAGCAGTGGAGGTTCGACCACGACATCCAGGGCACGCCCGAGTTCGCCGGCATCCGCGTGGATGCCGCACGGAGCAGGCCCATCCGGCACCTCACCCTCCGCGACATCACCTACGTCCCGTGGGGTGGAGTGCAGGAGCCGTCGCGCCCGTTCGACGACTACCCCGTGGTGGTCGACGCACTCGAGCAGAGCACCGAGGGCAAATCGTCGAACTACTACCCGACATGGAGCCGCACGACGTTCCTCGACATCCGCAACGTCGAGCAGCTGCGGTTGGAGGCGATCGTGCTGGAAGCACAGAATCCGGACGCACGCCCGCCCTACGCCATTGAAGGATGCACCGTGTTGAACCAGGACATCACGGTCCTGAGCCCCGCGTCCGCGACGGGGTGA
- a CDS encoding CsbD family protein, protein MGMDDKAKNAAQDLGGKAKEAVGKVSDNEKLEAEGKADQVEADLKQAGEKVKDAFK, encoded by the coding sequence ATGGGAATGGACGACAAGGCGAAGAACGCAGCTCAGGACCTGGGCGGCAAGGCCAAGGAAGCGGTCGGCAAGGTCAGCGACAACGAGAAGCTCGAGGCCGAAGGCAAGGCCGATCAGGTCGAAGCAGACCTCAAGCAGGCCGGCGAGAAGGTCAAGGACGCCTTCAAGTGA
- a CDS encoding carbohydrate kinase family protein — translation MPRTPSPSVVVVGPASWNQLVVLDRLPEPVPHMQFALADTSTLGGTSAGKALHLAGLDVDTVLHALVADDDPGDRVRAALRAGAVPVREHPSERTERHLNLMTEAGERVSLYLATPSSPDSGIVDAIEDAVRAAELAVIDLSEVGAALVERRLRLGGETPIWTDLHDYDGASAFHEPFVRTAEVVFMNDDATDDPWALMQSCLDRGPRLAVCTLGVRGAIALTAAGERASTPAHPADVVDTNGAGDAFFAGFLAATLRGASLDERLDAGARQAVVALESAHLHPSVG, via the coding sequence ATGCCTCGCACTCCATCCCCGTCGGTCGTCGTCGTCGGTCCGGCTTCGTGGAACCAGCTCGTCGTGCTCGACCGGCTGCCCGAACCGGTGCCGCACATGCAGTTCGCGCTCGCCGACACGAGCACGCTGGGCGGCACGTCAGCAGGTAAGGCGCTGCACCTCGCAGGCCTCGACGTCGACACCGTGCTGCATGCGCTGGTCGCCGACGATGATCCCGGGGATCGGGTGCGGGCGGCCCTCCGTGCCGGCGCGGTGCCGGTGCGCGAGCACCCGTCCGAGCGGACCGAACGGCACCTGAACCTCATGACCGAGGCGGGGGAGCGGGTGAGTCTGTACCTCGCGACGCCGTCGTCGCCCGATTCGGGCATCGTCGACGCGATCGAGGATGCGGTGCGGGCGGCCGAACTCGCGGTGATCGACCTGAGCGAGGTCGGCGCCGCGCTTGTCGAGCGTCGACTGCGCCTCGGCGGTGAGACGCCGATCTGGACCGACCTGCACGACTACGACGGTGCGTCGGCTTTCCATGAGCCCTTCGTGCGCACGGCGGAAGTCGTGTTCATGAACGACGACGCGACCGACGACCCCTGGGCGCTCATGCAGTCCTGCCTCGACCGCGGCCCGCGGCTCGCAGTCTGCACGCTGGGCGTGCGCGGCGCGATCGCGCTGACCGCAGCCGGCGAGCGGGCGTCGACCCCGGCGCATCCGGCCGACGTCGTTGACACCAACGGTGCGGGAGATGCGTTCTTCGCAGGATTCCTCGCGGCGACGCTGCGCGGCGCATCGCTCGACGAGCGGCTCGATGCCGGAGCCCGGCAGGCCGTGGTCGCGCTCGAATCGGCGCATCTGCACCCATCGGTCGGCTGA